CGCGAGCACAGTCATCGATGCGACTGCCAAAGCGATCATGCTCGCAATCATTACGGCCGCGCCAGAACCGAACGCCAGCGCTGCCACCCAATCGAACTTCCTGTCGGTATGCTCGCGCATCATTCGCTCCGTGTCTTCGCAACGTAAGTGCGATTGCGGTCGTTTCCATCCCGTAACGGTGCATCGTCGGCCTCGTACAGCAGCACCCGCTCGGCCGCGCCGTCCAGATCTTCCAGCTGCCCGCTCCTCATCGACCAAAGGAAGGCGATGAGGCCGACCAGTCCCATGCCCAGCGCAACCGGGACAAGCCACGACAACAGGCTCATGTCGCCTCCGAAAGCCGGAGCGACTTCCAAGCAGTCCTGCCGCGTGAAGGCGCTCCGCTCTGGCCTGCACGGTGCGGCGCGTTGGCGACAACAAGAATGGATGAGATCAGCATCGCCACCGCGCCGACAAGAATGGTCACGTATCCTGCAAGCGCA
Above is a genomic segment from Geminicoccaceae bacterium containing:
- the ccoS gene encoding cbb3-type cytochrome oxidase assembly protein CcoS, with product MSLLSWLVPVALGMGLVGLIAFLWSMRSGQLEDLDGAAERVLLYEADDAPLRDGNDRNRTYVAKTRSE